The Desmodus rotundus isolate HL8 chromosome 2, HLdesRot8A.1, whole genome shotgun sequence region TCACCATCAGACAATCAATCTTCCTTCGTTCAGACCCCAAGACAATACAAAGCACCCCCCATCCCCAGTCTACTCTATAGGGGCATCTAACTGGACAACATCAATCACGCAGTTATGTCAAATTGAAATACCTGGTGGGACCCTCAATGTAGAAAACACTTGAATGAGAGGAGGACCTACCATGGGGGCTGCAGGGCCACCCGCTGCAGAGAAAGAGCGGCCGGGAATCCTCCCACTCGGCGGTGCCGTTGGCGGCCAGTCCCAGGACGTGCTGGGTTTGCAGTCCGGCCCCGCACCTGctgtccctgctgcccctgcagccCCGGTGCTGCCCTCGGGGGCCTCCTCCAGCTGCAGCAGGTTGAGCTGCAGGGGCGAGCTGCCTCGGGACTGGAAAAGTGGTGGGGAGGCCCGGCCAGAGGGCCCGGTGGCCGACAGTGGGGTAGCCGGGGTGGCCACCCGGGTCACAGGTGGCCCACACTCTGCCCGAGGACAAGGGCAGGGTTGTTTGTGGGGTGAGGTCCGACCAGGGAACTCCGGCTGTGAGGCAGGGAAGATCTGGCTGGGGAAGAAGGCTGATGGCAGGTTTGGGGTCACTGGGGGGAAGGGATAGCTGGGTAACACCAAGGCCATGACTGGGGCCAAGGGGGCAGCGAACGGCGGGGGCTGGACGGCAAACTCGTGATGAGCGTCCGTGGGCATGGTGGGCATCGTGAAGCTGGCGTGGGGCTCCACAGGTGCCGCCGCCACTGCCCCAGGCGTCGGCACGATCCCGGGAGCTGGGAACACTGGCAGGGAGTAAGCTGgcatggggctggggaagggtgcCGCGGGGCAGCTGGACTGAGATGTGTCCGATGGTGACCAGGCTGTGGCGTTCAGGCCCACCAGCGGGGGTCGGCGGGACACAGGCCCCCCAGAGCCAGTGCTCTCAGAAGAGTCTCGGGGCTTGACCCGTTTGGACTTCAGCTTTCTGTTCTTCCCAGTTTTTTTCCAAGACGAATCCACTCCAGAGGTGTTTCTCAGCCCGGGAGTAGCTGCAGCAACGGAAAAACACGCAGTGTGAAGCCGTGAACATCTGCGTGATTCCTATCATGTCAGCTCTCAGAGACTGGGACACTCTCAACAGCTGGAAGGCACCTGCTAGTTCAACAGCCCCCAGACGTCAGCCTGGGGGCCGTCGGGCACACCGTTGGGCTGCCCTGATGCTCACTGCCGTGAGAAAATCAGGGCAAAACGTTAAGTTTAACAACACTAGATTCGATCAGTTTAAAGGACCACTGTTAATTGCAAGGCCACATTCGTTGTTTTCTTCTGCAAGTAAAACGTCCTTTCCTTTATGAAATAGTGGCCATGACGCGTGGTCCAAAGGGAGTTACAAAGCCGGCCACTCTGCGCTGTCCCCCAGTACTGGGTGGGAAACCTGCGATCATCCAAGCCGACTGGTCAGTGTCACGAGCTTCCCCACGGAGCCCCCACAGAGCCACTCCCTGCTCCACCTGGCAGACAGGGCCGGCCAGAGGGGCACGGGGCACTGTCCTGGGAACCAGATTCTGCCTCTCTGATGACAAGTGGCTGGAACGAGCCTTCTGTAGGGGACTGGTGGGCCGCACCTGGTAACAGGAGGGGCTCTGGGCACGTCCGCCCgcctccctgggcctgggcacCAGGAGTTCTATTGGCTTCAGGGGGAGTCATGCCAAGCCTGGCTGGGATGGGCAATGGGGCAGGTGAGGTTCTCCTCTCACAGCACTCAGGGTGACTCAGGGCTCCTGAAGCAGGGGTGTGGGGACACCTGTCAGTTGTGCTACAGGCTGAGGGCAGGTCTCAACCAGAGGCGAGCAGCTAGGAGGGCGGCGTCTTGCGGTTCAGGCCCTCTGGCGGGCGTTCTTCCTGTGAGAAGTGTGTCCCCTGGTGGGGCCAGTGGCTAGGGCCCAGGGCCCCTAGGACCCAGCCCAGAGTCTGGGCAGTCCTGCCCTATACAAACTTCCAGCCACGGGGGCAAGGAGCTGGGACTCTGTATCAAGCCAGGCCCACTGGGGGGTCTGGCCAGGGTTGGGGGTGATGCCTGTTTGTAATCTCCTCAGAGGTTCCCTTGGGCCTGGCAGTCATCCCAGGTCTGGGGAGGTAGGAGGATGTCGGCCTCTCTCACTGGGCAGATGCTCACTTTACCGTGTCCGCTCCGAGACCCAGaggagccaggccctgtgctgtaTGTCTCCAGGCCCTCCAGCTCtgaccctgggccaggccctgggagcccGGGGAAAAGGTGGTGGCTCACATCGGCCCAGCCCTGTCTGTGGGATCTGGGAAAGTGGCTGGGGTCAGGAGCCAGGCTCCTGGACCAGAAAAGCGGCAAAGAAGCTAGTCTGTGCTCCCCCATCCCTTGCCCTTCAACCAGCTGGTCGCTCTCGGCCTAAAGGGCAGCTTCATGCGCCCACAGCTCTGTCTGGCTTTGGAGGCTGCCGCCCAGTGCTGTCAGCCCAGCCAGGAGGGTCTGTCTGCTGGCGTGAGCCTGGGGTCCTCTTTCTCAGAAACCGGCACCGAATGTCCCTCTGTACCATGCTCACTGTCTTTGTGGGGTTAGCTGTGGCCTGCCTGGGCCTCCGGGAGCCCTGTCTGGGTGGGCCCATGGGCTGGGGTCCCCTGCCCTTCTCGGTCACCCAGGCAGGAAACGTCTGATGAAGCCAAACTGCAACCACCGCCCTGCATTCAACAGGGCTGGCCTGTGACTGCCACCGCTGTTTACAGCACCGTTCCCGTGGGGACTTGAAATGACAAAGTCTCCCCAGCTGTCTAACAAACACAGGTGTCCTGAACTGGGCACACCTCATATGCTGAAAGCCATGCTGGACTCAGCACTACTAAGAATAAAGCTTTCTTCTTTTCACCCACACGTAGTTCAGGCACCACCACCTACCTCTCTCACTCGCCTGCCCCCGGGACCTCTCTTGCAAGTAGTAATGGCAGCGAGACTGGAGGACATTGAGTCTCCTCGCTTCCTTGAACTTGAGTAGGAAGTTCTGCTCCTCTTTCTGGGTGTGGGCAGCCAGCACCTCCTTGGTGAGGCCCAGCCTCCTGAAGGGCTCCTTCTCCGGCCCGAGGCTGCAGGGCAGGGCGGTACCCGCCAGGCAGTCCAGGGACTCGGGCCCACTCACAGCATCTTCTGCCGTCTCTGCAGGAGGGGGCGCAGACCGCTCGTCAGCAAGGGCTCGTCAGCAAGGGCCCACGTGTCTGGCGTTAGAGAGCAACTGCCAACCCCACACTGAGACCTCTGACACTCTGACGCCCCCATGGGGCAGAGCCCAGGGTGTATCGTGTGGCCTTCTGGGACAGCCCACAGCCGAAGGCAGACGTAGTGACAGCCCGCCGCCTGGGCTCTGGGGCCGGTCTCCTTGGGCATCTTGGGCTTCAGCCTATGATGGCAGGGTACTCCCTGGCTGTCCTCGGCTTTTAGAGCACAGCAGACTGAGGCTGCTGTGCGCCCCCACCCTGTTGGGGACCATGGTGTGGCAGCGGGGTCACTGGGAACTGGGGCACGGACAGGACAGGGCAGGTGGATGCAATGGCCATCCTGGGAGGGGACTGGACACTGACTACGACACGTGCTCTCTTCCTGGTCGTCTCCCTCTTCCAGGCACAGCCAGTCCAGGGTCCTCCTGGGGCACCCTGGAGAGCCACACACACAGGTAGCCCTTGGCTGTACCTCCCTGCAGACCTGTCCTGGCCCTTCCTGCCCTCACACAGGGAAGCAGGGCTAGGCCCAGCAGGGCAAGCGAGGAAGAGGACACAAGTTCCCAGGGCTGTCTGAGCCCAACGCCCAACAAGGGAGAGTCTGAGGACCCTGCGAGGTCCCGGGAGGCCCAGCCTCTGGGCCACCACAGCCCTGCTCATATTTACATCTGAGCAGTCAACAGCCAGCAGGTGGCGCCAGAGCACACCGGGATCGGGACAGGTGGCCCAGCCACCCTACACTTCCTAGGTCCCCCATGCTGGGCAGTGGAAGGGTTCTCCTCCACTTGCCTAAATGGAAAGAACATTTTAAGGTGGTGGCCAGAACTTCCAGTTTTCACTGTGAAAACCCAACTGCCCTCAACACCGTCCACAAGCTGGCCAGCATACCTAGCTCCGGCTGTGGCTTCTTGTCGCCCACGTGCACGATGGTGCTGCTGTAGCTGCACTGGCTGGTGAGCGACACCACGCTCTCCGCCTTGCCCGGCAGCGTCAGCGAGGTCAAGTGTGCGCTGACGCCTGCGTGTCTGTCCACCCTAGAGGGCACCGCTGCCTCTGCGAGAGAACATGGAAGACACAAGGATGCAACACCGGGGACCTTCTGCGTAAGAAACGCCTCCGGCTTGCTGGGCCCGGTGCCCAGGAGACGGCGTGGTGCGCGTATGCTGTGGTATGTGGCGATGAGGGCATTCTGCAACAGGAACCACTCAGCTCTCACAGCCGGGGGTGTCTGGGGGCAGGTGGCTGGGCCGGGCCGCTGCTGGGAGCCCAGGCCCTTGAAggcctgtggggaggggctgcccagGCGTCCAGAAGCCAGCTCACCTTCCCTACGGGTGGGGCTCAGGTTGCCTGTCACAGCGTGACTGTCCAGCTGCCCTTGCTTCTGTCACAACGGGACCCGATATCTGACCCTGGTGACGACCGCCAGGGACACGCACACCATCTGAGTGGCCTGAGAGTCCGTCGGACCGAGCTAACCCTCAGACACAGGAAATGGCCTGTCAGAGATGGCCACCTGCCCGGCCCCAGGCCTTGGGCAGCCCTGAGGGCTCTTGCCTCGGAGTCCAGAACCTCTGTCACTTCTTGCTGGTGGGAAGGTCTTAGCACTTAGATCGTTTTCCAAAGCGCCTGCACCCACCACTGTGTCCCGATGCCACCGAGCCAGTGGGAGGGACAAAGGGGGCTCAGGGCTCCTATGATGCCAGCTCTCACTGTGGGGGTCTACACAAGTCACTCCATGGCCAACCCCCAAACACGGTACCTGCAGGAGGCGGCCCAGGGCTGCCTCTGGCCTTCCGCTTGTCGCTGGCCTTCTGCGTGGGGACGCTTCCCGGGGACTCACACTTCCTCTTCAGGGTGGTGGCCTCACTGCAGCTCTCCAGGTACCTGTGGAGGGGTGGTCACAGACAGCCTCACCCCACTGGCCGGCCGAGCCTGGAGGGCAGTGGCCTCCGGGGGGGTGGCGGGAGGCGCCCACACCTGATGACACTGTCCAGGCAGCTGATCTGCTGGTAGGAGCCAGCTGGCTGGCTCTTGCAGGGCAGCTCCTCTGGAAAGGCAGCTGGTGGGCTGGTGCCTGAGCTGTCCTTCTCCGCATCCCGGAAGGCTGTCACCTGAGCAGGGGATCCACTTTGTGCGTCTAAAAGAATGGCAACAGTGCTTTCAGTTAATACTTGTCCCCAAAGAAAATCCTCATGTACTTCTACGTAAAGGTGAGGCTGGGGGCTCAGACCATGCGTCACAGACACCGAAGCTTGGTGGCAGGAGCCGCTGAGCTGTCTGAGGAGGGGCCTGAGGCTGTGGTTGAGGGGCCCGGGGCTCAGTGACACTTGGTCTGGGCTGTCTCCAGGGTCAGGGACTGGGCAGTGGGAGAGGCCAGTTCTTGCTTGTGCTCCTGAAACTTCGGGGACTGTACGGTCAGTCGGTACCTCCTGGCTCTCACAGGGTCCGTCAGGCCTGGCTCGGCCCGGCCCCAGGGGTAAGGACGGGTACAGTGGCCTGCAGGGCACCGAGTCCTTGCCCTCAGCACACGCCCTGTTCCCCTGGGGCCTCGGGGGCAGGGCTGTGTCTGCTCATGAGTGTCCCTGAGGCCCCGCAGCACAAAGGCAGAAGTACAGGCCTGTGTGTCCCAAAGGTCAAGAACCCTGGTCAGAGGTGTGCTCTGGCCCCAGGTTCCCAGGGAGGCTTCCGGTGGGGCGGCCTGAGCACAGGGAGCAAGTGAGGGCCCTcagggtgtgtgtgcgtgcacatggcGTGGGCCCGCCTGCGGGAAGCACACAGTCCCTGGCCATGATGCAGGGCACCAGTGACTGCACAGAAACGCAGGGCTGCGTGGGGAAGGGGTGAGGCCCTGCTGCCCGAGGGACGGGGCATCTGCACACATTTAAAAGGTAAATTCCCTGCTACCCACAGTGCAGGTGAGAGTTGGGAAATCCTTGCCAGGCTACAGTTTCACTAAGGAAACAAGTAATTTTGTTTACCTGTAGcagatttctctttctgttctccagATTCATCAGAATAATGACTTTTGGTTTTGACCTTGTTACCAGTTTTGGGAATTTCcttgaagaaaaccaaaatgaacaGGTTACTTTCCACCAGAGACCATCAGGTCCCACCACGAGGGGGCAGCCACCATCGCCATCCCGGCCAAGGGAGGGAGGTTCGGCGGAGACTCCAAGGGAGTCGGACCTACAGCTCCTGCTCTAACACAGGGAGAAGGGCGGCTGCAGTTTCTCCCCCCACTACGGTTAGATCTCCCCCTCTGCTCGATCTGCCCGCTGTAAGTGATCTTCACCCAAAAGTTTCACCACAGTTCTAGCTGCTTCAGTTCTCAAGAGCCGGTGAAGTCAGTCCCGGTGAACTGAGTTTAGGAGCAGCCTGAGGCACCTGGGCGGCGACCAGCAGGCAGTGTTTCAGTGCACGGTGACTCCTGCGTGTGCCACAGATGGGTACtggcgggggggaggggagggaacacacacacgcagaggGACCTACGGCTCTCCGCCGCCGCGCATCCTCGTGGCCATTGCTGTCGCTGGAGGAGGTCTGGCTCATGAGGTGCTCGTGGGACCCGTTGCTGCCCAGGCTGCCGTAGCCGCTGGAGCCGCTGTGGGGGACGGGCTGGGGAGAGCAGACAGGAGGCCTAGGTACAGGGCTGGGGGGCATGTGGGGCTGTCTCCCCACAGCCAGGTGCACAGGAGGCCAGGAGCCGCCCGGGGGTACTGGGCGAGGATGAGGGGGCACTGCATTGGGGCCCAGGGTTAGGCTGCGCCAGACTCTCAGCCTCCACCTGCAGCACCAGGGTCCCCAGACCCCAGTTTGTGGGAACCCCACTAAGAGGGACTCCATTCAGCCTCCCTGTCTGCTCATGGAAGGGGCCAGTCTCAGTTCTACCTGGGGTTTTAGAAACAGAGTTTGAAGCATTACAGTTTCACCCATCTGCTGCCCAGGGAGCAGGAGGCGGCTAAGCCACAGGGACGTTGTGGCCTTGCTAATTCTTCGTGAGGACCATGTCCCCAGGGACGGGGGCAGGCGCTCTCAAGGCCCTCCTGGTGCCAGCACAGTGTCCTGGATTGCAGTGACCCCGTCTACATGTGGGAGGTCATGCTTGGGGTCCGAGCCCAGGACTTAGGGGCTGAGTTAGGGAGCAGGGAGTGCGTCCTTCAGCTGCTAGCCGGGGACTGCAGGTCAGACAGACGGTCCAGAAGTACAAGGCCGGGGCCGCCCGAAACCGGGCTGCAGGAGCACTGCCTGTCCGGACCTGGCCCAGACTGCACCCCAAACCCCCACACTGTGGGAGAGAGAACAGGCCCCGGGGTGCAGGGGGGAGCCCCAGGACCCAGGGCAGCGctcaggctgcccaccaggcAGGAGCTGTCGTCAGCTGGGCACCCACCTGCAGCAGCAGCCGGTGGATCTGCTCCGTGAGCTCCTGAATGCCAGTGTGCTGGGGCCGCTCCTCTGCACATGGCTGAGCGAACACGTCCTCGTTCAAAGGGCCCCTGTGTGGTTTCCACAGTCAGGCAGGCCACGCTGCGCAACCCTGCAGGCCCGCTTCCTCCCCACAGACCCCCGGGCTGCCCCCTCCCAGCTGTGCCAGAacccagggcagggacaggccCCCGGGGCCCCGGGAGCACGCACACTCTGACTCGGTGCCGCCCGATGATGAAGGAGATCTTCCGGCTCCAGGGGTTGATGAAGCTGGACCAGCTGCTGTCCAGTGTGACGTACTCCCCGTTCCGGGTGCGGAACCGGAGGGGCGAGTAGTCGAACGGCTGCCCGCCGGCCTGCACAACTGGGAGAAGAGACAGCGTTCGGGCGGGCAGCAGCCAGGCTCGCAGGCGGAAACCAGACGAGCTGCCCAAAGGTGCGGCCACTGGACAACTCGGGGGCTGCCACCACCCGCCCAGAGCTGCGGCCCTTCAGCTCCTGCTCTGCTTTCGACCTTGGCAAAGGGCAGTCACCGGCAGCGTCCCCCCCGTCAGGAGACCACGTGCTGCCAGCTTCGGCTGGGCTTCTCCAAGCGTCACCTGGGTCTGTGAGGCCTGAGCTTGGGGGCACACGCATCGTCCAACACCCCGGCcggcctctccctccccactgcagcggaccctgtgtcccttcctcccacctgctGCGGATGCCAACAGGAAGTGAGACGCTGCTCAGGCCAGGGACCACAAAGGAACCCGCACACCGTGCCAGGACTGCGGCAGGTGGTGGCGCCCATCACGCGCGGACTGTGCGCGGGTCCAACCCGTCTCTGCTGGGCACCTGCCCCAGGGCACGCCCGGGCACGCGCCACTTTTATCAGGGCCCTCAGGAGGGACTGCGCAAAGGAGACCTACTCTTTTTGTGGATGGTGAGCATCAGGGGCCTGTCGCTGGGATGCAGCTGCAGGAGCACTGGGGTCTCGATCAGGTCCTGAGGTAGGTAGCCCAGGAGGGGGACTGCCCTGCAAGGCAAGCGCACACGGGGGTCACCGCTGCAGCCACACTCGGGCACACGTCCCACAGTGCGGCGTCCCATGGGGCAGCTGACCACCTCCAAAACTGCCCATCCATTCATGGGGAGAGGCACAGACTGCAGGTTCCCCAGGGACTGGAATTTGGGGATCAGACCAACACAGCAATAGCTTTTCATTCGATCACCCCGGGAAGAGGACAGCACCCACCGGGCCTGGAAGACAACACTGAGGCCCCGCCCAGCAGGAGCCAAGGCCCTGGCTTTGTGTCTCATTTCCTGGAAGAATCCATTGTaaaagtgcttttctttttcttctttgcagacccttctcttttctgtttcatagTTCGGCCAGATGGGGCCTGGCGTGGGTGGTTTCTGCACGAGTTCTGCCTGCACCTGCAGACCATGTCTGTGCATCTTCTCCAGCTCCAGAGGGCTTCTGGCTCTAGTCCCACTTATAGGGGCTTCCCTGGGGGTCACCATTCCGGCCTGGGGAGCTGTCCTCTGTGCCTACTGGTCTTGTAGGAGCTGGCAGCTTGTTTTCTGAGAAATGCTTTATGTCAAACTTCTGCAGagccctcctgcctctgctggtCCCGTCCCCTCTTCCCTGTTGTGAGCTGCAGCTTGGCTTTCTTCTCGAGTCCACACAGATATTTTCCAAACTCTTCTGCTCACGTGGAAGGACATTCTCCTTTGAGTGTTAGAATgtgccccccctgccccccggcaATCCCCGTGGTGCAGAACTCTCTCAGGCCCGTGTTCTCCTTTGGCCGGATGAACAGAATGTTCCTGGTGtcctcccagctccaggcctggccggggggtgggggtgggggtgggggtagcagaaggaggaagaaggggaaggggaggaggtggcagctTTGCTGGGGGCAGCTGTGTGGGCCTCGCATGCTTCCCAACCCTCCTTCCTGCACGTGACTAAGTAACTCGTAGGCTGGGTTGCAGACAATTCTTAGATTTTGGGAGGAATAAAAGTTTTCCCGGGGTTGCCTCACAAATGCAGCTCCCAGGCCCCACGCTCGGGGGG contains the following coding sequences:
- the PER2 gene encoding period circadian protein homolog 2 isoform X2 — translated: MNGFAGFAPSPSSPAREPAEPTPSQAPLPEDVDMSGGSSGTEAMENGSTGRDSQGSDCDDSGKELRMLVEPPDARGSPDTFSLMLAKSEHHPSTSGCSEQSAKADSHKELIRTLKELKVHLPADKKAKGKASTLATLKYALRSVKQVKANEEYYQLLMSSEKPACGADVPACTLEEIQSVTSEFIVKNVDMFVAAVSLVTGKVLYVSDQVASIFHCKRDTFRDAKFVEFLAPHDVSVFHSSTTPCRLPPWSIRSRADSFAQECMEEKSFFCRVSVGKSHENEVRYHPFRMTPYLVQVPEQRGAESQLCCVLLAERVHSGYEAPRIPPEKRIFTTTHTPNCLFQDVDERAVPLLGYLPQDLIETPVLLQLHPSDRPLMLTIHKKIVQAGGQPFDYSPLRFRTRNGEYVTLDSSWSSFINPWSRKISFIIGRHRVRVGPLNEDVFAQPCAEERPQHTGIQELTEQIHRLLLQPVPHSGSSGYGSLGSNGSHEHLMSQTSSSDSNGHEDARRRRAEIPKTGNKVKTKSHYSDESGEQKEKSATDAQSGSPAQVTAFRDAEKDSSGTSPPAAFPEELPCKSQPAGSYQQISCLDSVIRYLESCSEATTLKRKCESPGSVPTQKASDKRKARGSPGPPPAEAAVPSRVDRHAGVSAHLTSLTLPGKAESVVSLTSQCSYSSTIVHVGDKKPQPELETAEDAVSGPESLDCLAGTALPCSLGPEKEPFRRLGLTKEVLAAHTQKEEQNFLLKFKEARRLNVLQSRCHYYLQERSRGQASERATPGLRNTSGVDSSWKKTGKNRKLKSKRVKPRDSSESTGSGGPVSRRPPLVGLNATAWSPSDTSQSSCPAAPFPSPMPAYSLPVFPAPGIVPTPGAVAAAPVEPHASFTMPTMPTDAHHEFAVQPPPFAAPLAPVMALVLPSYPFPPVTPNLPSAFFPSQIFPASQPEFPGRTSPHKQPCPCPRAECGPPVTRVATPATPLSATGPSGRASPPLFQSRGSSPLQLNLLQLEEAPEGSTGAAGAAGTAGAGPDCKPSTSWDWPPTAPPSGRIPGRSFSAAGGPAAPMREEPPDTQNSDARSTSSDLLGLLLREDLCSAEGSALSRSGASAASDSLGSSSLGCGASRSGTGSSNTSHTSKYFGSIDSSENNHKAKVKADVEESKHFIKCVLQDPVWLLMADTDDSVMMTYQMPSRNLEVVLKEDRERLKLLQKLQPRFTEGQKQELQEVHPWVRAGGLPSAMDVTECVYCESKGNNDFCVPCEQDSPPLGLSEATDSKDKGNGPALSPRNQGHT
- the PER2 gene encoding period circadian protein homolog 2 isoform X1 translates to MNGFAGFAPSPSSPAREPAEPTPSQAPLPEDVDMSGGSSGTEAMENGSTGRDSQGSDCDDSGKELRMLVEPPDARGSPDTFSLMLAKSEHHPSTSGCSSEQSAKADSHKELIRTLKELKVHLPADKKAKGKASTLATLKYALRSVKQVKANEEYYQLLMSSEKPACGADVPACTLEEIQSVTSEFIVKNVDMFVAAVSLVTGKVLYVSDQVASIFHCKRDTFRDAKFVEFLAPHDVSVFHSSTTPCRLPPWSIRSRADSFAQECMEEKSFFCRVSVGKSHENEVRYHPFRMTPYLVQVPEQRGAESQLCCVLLAERVHSGYEAPRIPPEKRIFTTTHTPNCLFQDVDERAVPLLGYLPQDLIETPVLLQLHPSDRPLMLTIHKKIVQAGGQPFDYSPLRFRTRNGEYVTLDSSWSSFINPWSRKISFIIGRHRVRVGPLNEDVFAQPCAEERPQHTGIQELTEQIHRLLLQPVPHSGSSGYGSLGSNGSHEHLMSQTSSSDSNGHEDARRRRAEIPKTGNKVKTKSHYSDESGEQKEKSATDAQSGSPAQVTAFRDAEKDSSGTSPPAAFPEELPCKSQPAGSYQQISCLDSVIRYLESCSEATTLKRKCESPGSVPTQKASDKRKARGSPGPPPAEAAVPSRVDRHAGVSAHLTSLTLPGKAESVVSLTSQCSYSSTIVHVGDKKPQPELETAEDAVSGPESLDCLAGTALPCSLGPEKEPFRRLGLTKEVLAAHTQKEEQNFLLKFKEARRLNVLQSRCHYYLQERSRGQASERATPGLRNTSGVDSSWKKTGKNRKLKSKRVKPRDSSESTGSGGPVSRRPPLVGLNATAWSPSDTSQSSCPAAPFPSPMPAYSLPVFPAPGIVPTPGAVAAAPVEPHASFTMPTMPTDAHHEFAVQPPPFAAPLAPVMALVLPSYPFPPVTPNLPSAFFPSQIFPASQPEFPGRTSPHKQPCPCPRAECGPPVTRVATPATPLSATGPSGRASPPLFQSRGSSPLQLNLLQLEEAPEGSTGAAGAAGTAGAGPDCKPSTSWDWPPTAPPSGRIPGRSFSAAGGPAAPMREEPPDTQNSDARSTSSDLLGLLLREDLCSAEGSALSRSGASAASDSLGSSSLGCGASRSGTGSSNTSHTSKYFGSIDSSENNHKAKVKADVEESKHFIKCVLQDPVWLLMADTDDSVMMTYQMPSRNLEVVLKEDRERLKLLQKLQPRFTEGQKQELQEVHPWVRAGGLPSAMDVTECVYCESKGNNDFCVPCEQDSPPLGLSEATDSKDKGNGPALSPRNQGHT